From a single Silene latifolia isolate original U9 population chromosome 6, ASM4854445v1, whole genome shotgun sequence genomic region:
- the LOC141587154 gene encoding putative 57 kDa heat shock protein isoform X2 yields the protein MAESSSHSSEIQGKDHMYQLLVKPGPRGAYESRQVNGGLYVRVDMPGVPPNGVKIFKRGEAHTVTFSGKAPIVWPDCESSGRVYGGYVVLDRNPEEIDVQMTVVNGSLKLFFPNSDGFLHFFPPKTRVPKQCQGPVVHLGDEKDCCHNKLVKYLKDNDVIIPGFEGLKDMALHPSGCSCCKEAQKNEESDAYSELSMMPSTHINPYLLDGKEGLVEKMLVADTNGGERMYTRIDMPGLGMKNNKVRVENGVSLIFGGEDSQEHPFDEGGRTYAASLTFQCSCCKMVDVKHVMKDGVLRVLLRKHTAPGSSGMDCMMTLLERS from the exons atggcgGAATCTTCTTCCCACTCTTCTG AAATACAAGGGAAAGACCATATGTACCAGCTCTTAGTAAAACCCGGCCCAAGAGGAGCTTACGAATCCCGTCAAGTTAACGGCGGGTTGTACGTCCGGGTCGACATGCCCGGTGTTCCACCTAACGGCGTTAAGATTTTCAAACGCGGCGAAGCTCACACCGTCACTTTCTCCGGAAAAGCCCCTATAGTCTGGCCTGATTGTGAGTCTTCCGGTAGAGTTTATGGTGGTTACGTAGTACTTGACCGCAACCCTGAAGAGATTGATGTCCAGATGACAGTTGTTAATGGGTCTCTTAAGCTGTTCTTCCCCAATTCTGATGGCTTTCTCCATTTCTTCCCTCCTAAAACCCGTGTTCCAAAACAATGTCAAG GGCCAGTGGTGCATCTAGGGGATGAGAAAGATTGCTGTCATAACAAGCTTGTTAAGTATCTCAAGGATAATGATGTTATTATTCCAG GTTTTGAAGGTCTTAAAGACATGGCTTTGCACCCAAGTGGTTGTTCTTGCTGCAAAGAGGCCCAGAAGAATGAGGAATCCGATG CCTATTCGGAGTTGAGCATGATGCCAAGCACACACATAAACCCGTACCTACTAGATGGAAAGGAAGGACTGGTTGAAAAAATGCTGGTGGCTGACACTAATGGAGGCGAGCGCATGTACACTAGAATCGACATGCCTGGTCTAGGAATGAAGAACAACAAAGTGAGAGTTGAAAATGGTGTCTCTTTGATCTTCGGAGGAGAAGACTCACAGGAACATCCTTTTGATGAAGGCGGCCGTACTTATGCAGCAAGCTTGACGTTTCAGTGTAGTTGCTGCAAGATGGTTGATGTGAAGCATGTAATGAAGGATGGAGTTTTAAGGGTATTGCTCCGTAAACACACCGCTCCAGGTAGTTCAGGAATGGATTGCATGATGACCTTACTTGAGAGGTCTTGA